The proteins below come from a single Mya arenaria isolate MELC-2E11 chromosome 8, ASM2691426v1 genomic window:
- the LOC128243211 gene encoding breast cancer anti-estrogen resistance protein 1-like isoform X3 encodes MLCKQRLLAKALYDNVAESQDELDFKRGDVITVLEQETGGLEGWWLCSLRGKQGIAPGNRLKMLTGSVANHVRSHTADFQTLPQPTERTHQEWNRRSWDGSTNKVVMPSRQGDMYTYTQPRGAQQPDYDIPTQRYPGLNTTASPAPGSNNSSREDLLNASGASMEQTFYDTPPQSRNFRSADFNMYDTPPTHLSLDSYDMPGGSVRTSLASKFSDETMSMSSGMSYNKSNSASMCDSARSSMDISPLDMYDVPPSQREREAREKSAALYPIRSSKDSGLDMYDSPPKLKSPPSMIDDYDVPKSAMDNARETHFKNIHIPGSEPSSPGDVLDDYDVPKSRSPFAQSTSSHVNNTSVRSETSDLEDYDVPRHPTPVIGKPPLGVKSKRQKSNSVGSILDDYDTPPTNPEKVSKDDSFAIKPKKTFDPEVSDEENNYDEPDQMDSESSAAGSGAKPKLQKQEHAVDDLYDSPRNNAPVKNMTKEFSALSVTPRPKPLGVYDIPPQVTRDSVISSRSDSSDERDNGSYRSSICSNDSRGADFLIYDELLLEHDAATDLIIKLQQDVQKSVTKFSTFVHSSWKKKDNIELKMYDIKQACNALEQALGEFVEFGQGTLANSAKLSDRKLINKLSKYLIPLQQALQQIRVSIKHMDDVEWQVSKLVHVESPKKDDLAIIISLSKDLGSDVKKLASFIQGNSQLLFKRAKDFNRSSRTPEHSTPTSAGRPPNGKKPAIPAKMTPVQTRPLPAPPPTERPLPPTPTDKKAPAFGFSGTDPKRLSGDFGNKRNSGDYKHWSGDIQVKRMSESDNSSFKVEDLVQEYDYVELEEDNKQSDDNGKTGSKEKGLDEISEYEKQEVEKVLNATDNYAKEMEKTLDEIDGVNIYSDDSGGTLKRDAKPPKLEDCDVENSDTEHDTGTLKRKPNDEKDHDSDTLKRDERPVRDTDDDSEKTPVNNEPENTEIPEQGESSTKSGPLLSEDKQVLAFYAEQLETHTTLLTNSIDAFFQCIETNQAPKVFISNSKFVVVSAHKLVYIGDTLHRNLKHEQVRNLIIQRANYLCDCLKRTVMSTKTAALQYPSVPAVQDMVDRVVDVSHAARDLKQFVSQVANL; translated from the exons CAGAGACTGTTGGCAAAGGCGTTGTACGACAATGTCGCAGAGTCACAGGACGAGCTCGACTTCAAACGCGGGGATGTCATTACTGTACTCGAGCAGGAAACTGGTGGCCTTGAGGGCTGGTGGCTGTGTTCTCTGCGAGGAAAGCAGGGAATCGCTCCTGGGAACCGGCTGAAAATGCTCACAGGATCAGTGGCCAATCACGTGCGGTCACACACCGCTGACTTCCAGACTTTGCCTCAGCCGACAGAAAGAACTCACCAGGAATGGAACCGGCGGAGTTGGGATGGCTCGACTAATAAG gTGGTGATGCCCAGCCGTCAGGGtgacatgtacacatacaccCAGCCACGAGGTGCCCAGCAGCCCGACTATGACATACCCACACAGCGTTACCCGGGCCTTAACACCACAGCGAGTCCCGCGCCTGGAAGCAACAACTCCTCCAGGGAGGATTTACTCAATGCGTCTGGGGCGAGTATGGAGCAGACATTTTACGATACTCCCCCTCAGAGTCGAAATTTTCGGTCCGCGGATTTCAACATGTATGATACACCTCCAACTCATTTGAGCTTGGACTCGTATGATATGCCTGGTGGATCAGTACGGACTAGCTTGGCTTCGAAGTTCTCTGATGAAACTATGAGTATGTCTAGTGGTATGTCATACAATAAGTCAAACTCTGCAAGCATGTGTGATTCGGCTAGGTCAAGCATGGATATTTCTCCTCTGGACATGTACGATGTTCCACCCTCACAACGAGAACGCGAGGCAAGGGAAAAATCTGCTGCATTATACCCTATACGATCATCAAAAGACTCTGGGTTGGATATGTATGACTCGCCTCCAAAATTAAAATCGCCGCCCTCAATGATTGACGACTATGATGTACCAAAATCTGCAATGGATAATGCACGTGaaactcattttaaaaacattcatattcCTGGTTCGGAACCATCAAGTCCTGGTGATGTATTAGATGATTATGATGTACCAAAATCACGATCACCGTTTGCTCAAAGCACATCATCTCATGTAAATAATACTTCAGTTAGATCTGAAACTTCTGATCTTGAAGACTATGATGTTCCAAGGCACCCTACACCTGTCATAGGCAAACCACCACTAGGAGTGAAATCAAAACGTCAAAAATCAAATTCGGTAGGCTCAATTTTGGATGATTATGATACACCGCCAACAAACCCAGAAAAAGTTTCAAAAGATGACTCCTTTGCAATTAAGCCTAAAAAGACATTTGACCCTGAAGTTTCAGATGAAGAGAATAATTACGATGAACCTGACCAAATGGATTCTGAAAGTAGTGCAGCAGGTTCTGGAGCTAAACCAAAGTTACAAAAGCAAGAACATGCAGTGGATGACCTGTATGATTCTCCAAGAAATAACGCCCCAGTTAAAAATATGACGAAAGAATTTTCAGCATTATCAGTAACACCCAGACCAAAACCTCTAGGAGTGTATGATATCCCTCCACAGGTTACGAGAGATTCAGTTATATCATCACGATCAGACTCTTCTGATGAGCGAGACAATGGTAGTTACAGGTCGTCAATATGCAGTAATGATTCCCGAGGGGCAGATTTTCTCATATACGATGAACTATTGCTGGAACATGATGCCGCAACAGATTTAATCATAAAACTTCAACAGGATGTTCAAAAGTCTGTAACAAAATTTAGCACATTTGTTCACAGTTCCTGGAAAAAGAAAGACAATATTGAACTGAAAATGTATGATATCAAACAGGCATGTAATGCCCTTGAGCAAGCACTTGGTGAATTTGTTGAATTCGGACAAGGTACTTTAGCGAATTCAGCTAAATTATCAGACAGGAAGTTGATTAACAAGTTGAGTAAATATTTGATCCCCTTGCAACAGGCCTTGCAACAAATTAGAGTGAGCATCAAACATATGGATGATGTGGAATGGCAGGTGTCCAAACTGGTGCATGTTGAGTCCCCAAAGAAAGACGATCTGGCCATTATCATATCATTGTCAAAAGACTTAGGTAGTGATGTAAAGAAGCTTGCTTCGTTTATTCAAGGAAACTCGCAGCTGCTGTTCAAACGTGCCAAGGATTTCAACAGAAGCTCAAGAACTCCCGAACATTCCACTCCGACAAGTGCAGGTAGACCGCCAAACGGGAAAAAGCCTGCAATTCCTGCCAAGATGACACCAGTCCAGACACGACCCCTTCCCGCTCCCCCACCGACAGAGCGCCCCCTTCCCCCCACACCCACTGACAAGAAAGCTCCAGCATTTGGGTTCTCGGGTACAGATCCTAAACGCCTTTCAGGAGACTTTGGTAATAAAAGAAACTCTGGGGACTATAAGCATTGGTCAGGAGATATTCAGGTCAAGAGAATGAGTGAATCAGATAACTCATCATTCAAAGTTGAAGATCTTGTGCAAGAGTATGATTATGTTGAACTGGAAGAAGACAACAAACAATCTGATGACAATGGAAAAACTGGTTCGAAAGAAAAGGGTTTAGATGAAATCAGTGAATATGAAAAACAAGAAGTTGAAAAAGTTCTTAATGCAACTGACAATTATGCAAAGGAAATGGAGAAAACATTAGATGAAATTGATGGTGTGAATATTTACTCAGATGATTCTGGGGGAACTTTGAAACGAGATGCTAAACCACCAAAACTTGAAGATTGTGATGTTGAAAACAGTGACACAGAACATGACACTGGCACCTTAAAAAGAAAGCCAAATGATGAGAAAGACCATGATAGTGACACTTTGAAACGAGATGAGAGACCGGTAAGAGATACAGATGATGACAGTGAAAAGACACCTGTAAATAATGAACCAGAAAATACAGAAATTCCTGAACAAGGTGAAAGCTCAACTAAGAGTGGACCACTGCTTTCGGAAGATAAACAAGTGCTAGCATTCTATGCTGAACAGTTGGAAACCCATACAACGTTGCTGACAAACTCAATTGACGCTTTTTTTCAGTGCATTGAAACAAATCAAGCTCCTAAAGTGTTCATTTCAAATAGCAAATTTGTTGTAGTGTCTGCGCATAAACTTGTATACATAGGTGACACATTACATAGGAATCTTAAACATGAACAGGTACGGAACCTTATCATCCAGCGGGCAAATTATCTATGTGACTGCCTGAAAAGAACAGTAATGTCCACAAAAACAGCTGCCCTACAGTACCCGTCAGTGCCTGCAGTGCAAGACATGGTGGACCGAGTTGTTGATGTGTCACATGCTGCAAGAGATCTCAAACAGTTTGTGTCGCAAGTTGCAAACTTGTAG
- the LOC128243211 gene encoding breast cancer anti-estrogen resistance protein 1-like isoform X2, whose translation MMVVEQRLLAKALYDNVAESQDELDFKRGDVITVLEQETGGLEGWWLCSLRGKQGIAPGNRLKMLTGSVANHVRSHTADFQTLPQPTERTHQEWNRRSWDGSTNKVVMPSRQGDMYTYTQPRGAQQPDYDIPTQRYPGLNTTASPAPGSNNSSREDLLNASGASMEQTFYDTPPQSRNFRSADFNMYDTPPTHLSLDSYDMPGGSVRTSLASKFSDETMSMSSGMSYNKSNSASMCDSARSSMDISPLDMYDVPPSQREREAREKSAALYPIRSSKDSGLDMYDSPPKLKSPPSMIDDYDVPKSAMDNARETHFKNIHIPGSEPSSPGDVLDDYDVPKSRSPFAQSTSSHVNNTSVRSETSDLEDYDVPRHPTPVIGKPPLGVKSKRQKSNSVGSILDDYDTPPTNPEKVSKDDSFAIKPKKTFDPEVSDEENNYDEPDQMDSESSAAGSGAKPKLQKQEHAVDDLYDSPRNNAPVKNMTKEFSALSVTPRPKPLGVYDIPPQVTRDSVISSRSDSSDERDNGSYRSSICSNDSRGADFLIYDELLLEHDAATDLIIKLQQDVQKSVTKFSTFVHSSWKKKDNIELKMYDIKQACNALEQALGEFVEFGQGTLANSAKLSDRKLINKLSKYLIPLQQALQQIRVSIKHMDDVEWQVSKLVHVESPKKDDLAIIISLSKDLGSDVKKLASFIQGNSQLLFKRAKDFNRSSRTPEHSTPTSAGRPPNGKKPAIPAKMTPVQTRPLPAPPPTERPLPPTPTDKKAPAFGFSGTDPKRLSGDFGNKRNSGDYKHWSGDIQVKRMSESDNSSFKVEDLVQEYDYVELEEDNKQSDDNGKTGSKEKGLDEISEYEKQEVEKVLNATDNYAKEMEKTLDEIDGVNIYSDDSGGTLKRDAKPPKLEDCDVENSDTEHDTGTLKRKPNDEKDHDSDTLKRDERPVRDTDDDSEKTPVNNEPENTEIPEQGESSTKSGPLLSEDKQVLAFYAEQLETHTTLLTNSIDAFFQCIETNQAPKVFISNSKFVVVSAHKLVYIGDTLHRNLKHEQVRNLIIQRANYLCDCLKRTVMSTKTAALQYPSVPAVQDMVDRVVDVSHAARDLKQFVSQVANL comes from the exons AGACTGTTGGCAAAGGCGTTGTACGACAATGTCGCAGAGTCACAGGACGAGCTCGACTTCAAACGCGGGGATGTCATTACTGTACTCGAGCAGGAAACTGGTGGCCTTGAGGGCTGGTGGCTGTGTTCTCTGCGAGGAAAGCAGGGAATCGCTCCTGGGAACCGGCTGAAAATGCTCACAGGATCAGTGGCCAATCACGTGCGGTCACACACCGCTGACTTCCAGACTTTGCCTCAGCCGACAGAAAGAACTCACCAGGAATGGAACCGGCGGAGTTGGGATGGCTCGACTAATAAG gTGGTGATGCCCAGCCGTCAGGGtgacatgtacacatacaccCAGCCACGAGGTGCCCAGCAGCCCGACTATGACATACCCACACAGCGTTACCCGGGCCTTAACACCACAGCGAGTCCCGCGCCTGGAAGCAACAACTCCTCCAGGGAGGATTTACTCAATGCGTCTGGGGCGAGTATGGAGCAGACATTTTACGATACTCCCCCTCAGAGTCGAAATTTTCGGTCCGCGGATTTCAACATGTATGATACACCTCCAACTCATTTGAGCTTGGACTCGTATGATATGCCTGGTGGATCAGTACGGACTAGCTTGGCTTCGAAGTTCTCTGATGAAACTATGAGTATGTCTAGTGGTATGTCATACAATAAGTCAAACTCTGCAAGCATGTGTGATTCGGCTAGGTCAAGCATGGATATTTCTCCTCTGGACATGTACGATGTTCCACCCTCACAACGAGAACGCGAGGCAAGGGAAAAATCTGCTGCATTATACCCTATACGATCATCAAAAGACTCTGGGTTGGATATGTATGACTCGCCTCCAAAATTAAAATCGCCGCCCTCAATGATTGACGACTATGATGTACCAAAATCTGCAATGGATAATGCACGTGaaactcattttaaaaacattcatattcCTGGTTCGGAACCATCAAGTCCTGGTGATGTATTAGATGATTATGATGTACCAAAATCACGATCACCGTTTGCTCAAAGCACATCATCTCATGTAAATAATACTTCAGTTAGATCTGAAACTTCTGATCTTGAAGACTATGATGTTCCAAGGCACCCTACACCTGTCATAGGCAAACCACCACTAGGAGTGAAATCAAAACGTCAAAAATCAAATTCGGTAGGCTCAATTTTGGATGATTATGATACACCGCCAACAAACCCAGAAAAAGTTTCAAAAGATGACTCCTTTGCAATTAAGCCTAAAAAGACATTTGACCCTGAAGTTTCAGATGAAGAGAATAATTACGATGAACCTGACCAAATGGATTCTGAAAGTAGTGCAGCAGGTTCTGGAGCTAAACCAAAGTTACAAAAGCAAGAACATGCAGTGGATGACCTGTATGATTCTCCAAGAAATAACGCCCCAGTTAAAAATATGACGAAAGAATTTTCAGCATTATCAGTAACACCCAGACCAAAACCTCTAGGAGTGTATGATATCCCTCCACAGGTTACGAGAGATTCAGTTATATCATCACGATCAGACTCTTCTGATGAGCGAGACAATGGTAGTTACAGGTCGTCAATATGCAGTAATGATTCCCGAGGGGCAGATTTTCTCATATACGATGAACTATTGCTGGAACATGATGCCGCAACAGATTTAATCATAAAACTTCAACAGGATGTTCAAAAGTCTGTAACAAAATTTAGCACATTTGTTCACAGTTCCTGGAAAAAGAAAGACAATATTGAACTGAAAATGTATGATATCAAACAGGCATGTAATGCCCTTGAGCAAGCACTTGGTGAATTTGTTGAATTCGGACAAGGTACTTTAGCGAATTCAGCTAAATTATCAGACAGGAAGTTGATTAACAAGTTGAGTAAATATTTGATCCCCTTGCAACAGGCCTTGCAACAAATTAGAGTGAGCATCAAACATATGGATGATGTGGAATGGCAGGTGTCCAAACTGGTGCATGTTGAGTCCCCAAAGAAAGACGATCTGGCCATTATCATATCATTGTCAAAAGACTTAGGTAGTGATGTAAAGAAGCTTGCTTCGTTTATTCAAGGAAACTCGCAGCTGCTGTTCAAACGTGCCAAGGATTTCAACAGAAGCTCAAGAACTCCCGAACATTCCACTCCGACAAGTGCAGGTAGACCGCCAAACGGGAAAAAGCCTGCAATTCCTGCCAAGATGACACCAGTCCAGACACGACCCCTTCCCGCTCCCCCACCGACAGAGCGCCCCCTTCCCCCCACACCCACTGACAAGAAAGCTCCAGCATTTGGGTTCTCGGGTACAGATCCTAAACGCCTTTCAGGAGACTTTGGTAATAAAAGAAACTCTGGGGACTATAAGCATTGGTCAGGAGATATTCAGGTCAAGAGAATGAGTGAATCAGATAACTCATCATTCAAAGTTGAAGATCTTGTGCAAGAGTATGATTATGTTGAACTGGAAGAAGACAACAAACAATCTGATGACAATGGAAAAACTGGTTCGAAAGAAAAGGGTTTAGATGAAATCAGTGAATATGAAAAACAAGAAGTTGAAAAAGTTCTTAATGCAACTGACAATTATGCAAAGGAAATGGAGAAAACATTAGATGAAATTGATGGTGTGAATATTTACTCAGATGATTCTGGGGGAACTTTGAAACGAGATGCTAAACCACCAAAACTTGAAGATTGTGATGTTGAAAACAGTGACACAGAACATGACACTGGCACCTTAAAAAGAAAGCCAAATGATGAGAAAGACCATGATAGTGACACTTTGAAACGAGATGAGAGACCGGTAAGAGATACAGATGATGACAGTGAAAAGACACCTGTAAATAATGAACCAGAAAATACAGAAATTCCTGAACAAGGTGAAAGCTCAACTAAGAGTGGACCACTGCTTTCGGAAGATAAACAAGTGCTAGCATTCTATGCTGAACAGTTGGAAACCCATACAACGTTGCTGACAAACTCAATTGACGCTTTTTTTCAGTGCATTGAAACAAATCAAGCTCCTAAAGTGTTCATTTCAAATAGCAAATTTGTTGTAGTGTCTGCGCATAAACTTGTATACATAGGTGACACATTACATAGGAATCTTAAACATGAACAGGTACGGAACCTTATCATCCAGCGGGCAAATTATCTATGTGACTGCCTGAAAAGAACAGTAATGTCCACAAAAACAGCTGCCCTACAGTACCCGTCAGTGCCTGCAGTGCAAGACATGGTGGACCGAGTTGTTGATGTGTCACATGCTGCAAGAGATCTCAAACAGTTTGTGTCGCAAGTTGCAAACTTGTAG